The genome window TAAAGTTTCTCTAGACACCTAATAAATCAAGCTGCAAAATAACACAATCTGGATTCTCACCCCAGGACTTAAATCTTTCAGGGATAAATAAGGTTTatgctatttaattttttatgtttgtatattttatatgaaGATTTTTTCTAAACTAGGTAGCTCCTGGTGAAAGTAACACAAAATTTTTTATCTATCTTGATTGATATTGGTccaaaaaattataatattagATGATCCCAAGCTGCAAATAGTGCCCTTTCTCTTCTTACATCTCCTGTTCTGATGCAGTAACTTCAGAGCTATGACTTTTCATGGGGAATTCAAGCAATGTCATAAAATGCTACATGATaccttgttttccttcagcaCAACTGTCATTCACTTTGACAAAACTGTGAATGCACGTGTATTTGAAACACAACAATCCAAATCAGTGGGGCCCAAACAATGGCTTGCAGACCTAACTTGGTCTACCAGAATAATTTCTCTGGTCATCACTTGCTCCTTGCTAATACTGTCCCCCACATCTTTGCAACTCATACTCTGTTTAACAGCAAAAGGTGTATTCCCTGCATGAGTTTACATCCCCCTTCCTTCAAGTGGATGTAAAGGAATCTATAGCAAGGAAGACTGCAGGCCAGATGGAGGCACTTTCTGTGAGCCTGCTGTGGCCTAAGAAACATTACTCCTGACATAGATAGATAAACATAGATTAGTCAAGGCTGCACTTCCCACCAAAGGATCTTCACAGTAATGCTGGCAGACTAACAGGCATTTAGAAGTACACTAGCGTTATGGTTCTTAATATCATTTTCTCAAAAAAGTCCTGCTTCTCCCTCCCAAAGAGCAATGCAGAAAAAACTATGGCAAGTTTTCAGGAGCTTCAGAATTAATTTAGGTCCTGATTTGTGGTTGAATGTATCCTACTTCCCATCTTCAGCATCCCTATTCACTATGGACCAGTTGCATGGACCTAAATGAGTCATGCCTTTCATTTCAAATTGACTCACATGTTTAGTTGGGTGTGTTTGCATGATAATAGCccttcaaataaaaaatgagaCAGAAGAATCATAgtttcaaaacacaaaatagAATTTCTCAGTTGCTTGTGCCAGGACAAGGAAATATCCTCAGCCTACAATGCCGGCCTGGAAAAAACACTTCTCTGGCAAAAATTCTTTAATATCCACTACCATCTATATAATTGTGAGAGCATCTTTCTACAGAAACACCTTTTCTTGAAGCAGAACACTACTCCAGCTGTTACCCTGTGCCTTGCAGGTTTTACATGTATTCATTGAGAAAGaccaaaattaaatattaagaTAGGTAAGAAAACAGCTCACATGATAGATGAGATAATGAAAATCTAAGTAATTAGATCCATCTAAGGAAGTATAGGAGCAGTATTAGTTGATGTAATACAATAATTTAAACCCATATGAACTAAACCTGTAATTCTTATTCCTGCTacttcaaataatttcaaaaagtaacagctgtgctttttaaaagaacaggTTAGACAGTATTTGCTGCAAATTATTCACTAAATCAACTATCTActtggggaaaaaggaaaaacaaacaaaaagccctaTCTTTTTTTGGAGAACAAAGTGTTTGTCCAGGAACTGTGTGCTCAAGAGCTTGCCTAGTTTTTTCAGTGTAATGATTGGAAAGAGAACTGCTTTTCCCTACAGATCTTGCCTTGCTTGTAACATTGCAACTGCATCATCCATGGTACAGGAATATCCTATGATTCACTGACTAGTAAGTCTGAAAGGCAGACCATTCTGTCCGGCATTTTGTCTAGCAATGTGCCAATTTGGCACATTTCCAAGGGTGTGTGAGGTTGTTGCTTTTCCCTTCAGATGGTAAGAGCATTCTGGGAAGGTTCAGAAGAGCCAGCTGACACTGCCTCTCATCTCTGTAGCTGTATCCTCTGTGCATGAGGGAGTAGCTACCAGCTCCACCCAAGTCTTGCTGGATTCCTGTGGCCTCACTTGGATGTTTATCCAAAGATGCTCCATGACCATGGTCTGTGTCACTCAAAATCGGACTATTTGTTGCCTTTCCTTCCTGAGCTATTGCTCCAGGGAACAGAGGAATGCCAGGATTAGCTATTTTTGGGAGCCCAGATGATGGATAAGGTCAAGGAGATTCAGCCTGTATATTCCTAGGGACTGGAAAAGCATATCCACTAaccagttaattttttttttataggtTAGAGTGTAATATCAAAACTGTCACTTCGATAGACCATTATGTTCTTCATACTCTCTTGTGGTCACTTTTCAAGTACATTTGCTGTAATTATAAACACAGAACCCTGTAGCTTTTAGAGTGACAGCCAGAAATTCATTCCAGCTCAGAGTATAAGGTTCTGCACTTTAAGTATAGCAATGGAGGGGCAGTGAAAAGCTGTAACTCTGTTAGACACTTCCACACAgactttttcctgttttatgaAAGTATAATatattgaataaaaatatacacAAGCTGAATCCACATCAAAGACATATGTGCTCTTAgtataaaaccagaaattagTATTTTGTCTTCCTGTTCACCTGACCTCCCAGCTGCCCCGTTTGCTGAAATGCCTTACTGAATGTGCAAGCACGCCCATCATCCTTTACAAGCTCTAGTGCAGGGTTATGTtgacattattattattattacaattCCGGATGTACGCCCTGCCTGTGTTTGCATGCGAGCAAAGAGTGAAGACAAAATCAAATGCTCTCACTCAGATAAAGGTAACAGCAAGCAAGCAGGTTATGCTGGAGACATTTCTCTGCAATTTCCCTGCCGTACAGAGGTTTTATTCTGCTCTTGGCTCTCAAAGACATCTGTCATTTTCTTAGGCTGATTTGCTGGATTGTCCAGATTATATTGTTTCTACCACTGTATTTTGCAAGTACTCCATAATTGCAGTACTTAAAGATATTCTTAATTTTGAtatctgtttgtttgtttctaatCAGCCTTTAACGTTTACAACCTACACGTATTCTCGTTTAATACACGCTTGCAAATTTCCCAGCAGGGGAGTATAACTCCACTGGAGCACGTTGTATATATAAGCGttgtaaagaaaacaaaccctttCTGCACCTTGCCATTAGTAACACCAGAGCAAAAGCGACCTACGAAGCCATCGAGCCTCAGCGAGGCTCCCGAGAAAACACCCCTCTAAATGGAGCCCTCACTCCATGTCCAggctgtttctttctttctggcaATGCCTCAAACCTCACCCTCAAACCGTGCCAAAGTGGGTCCGAGCCTTCGGGCATGTGAGCCACGCTGACCTGGCGCGGAGGTGCCGCGGAGCCCGGGCGCACCGGCTGTCGCCCCTCGGCTCAAAGCCCGCTCGCTGGTCGGGGAAGGCTCGTTCCACTGACAGAGACGGGCAAGCCGGGGTGTTTGCGGTACAAAGCCCTCACGTAAGAGAGGGAGACGTGTCAAGGGAGCGCAAGAGTACCAGTAGAGTCAGCGATGCTTGAACCCCGCGCTCCCCTGACGGAAAACAGCCCGCTTTCCATCACGGCTCCCTCCAAACCCTGCTGTCCCGGCTCTGCCGGGAATGCGGGCTGCTGGCACCGGGGCCGAAGGGCGGTGTGCGGCCCGGGGCGGCTCGGGCgaggcgggcggcggggccccgCTGGGGCACACCCGGCCGCCGGGGCGCtcccggggcggggcgggaggCGGAGCCTTGGAGCCGCGGCCGAGCCccgcagcggggccgggcgctgctgccgccggaGCTTCGCTTGGCCTCCTCCCCTCGGGCTTGCCACATCGGCACCGCCGTTCCGAGAGGGCGCTTcccggagcggagcgggagcCCAGCGCGGGGAGATGGAGCCGCggtgctgccgccgccgccgccccccgggaCTCGCGCTCCGCCAGggccgctgctgccgctgccgggACGGAGAgagcggccccgccgccgtCTAACGCCGCAGCCCCGGCGGCGCGGCCGAGGCGGGAGGCGGCGCGGAGGCCTCTTCGGCCCCTCCGCCCGCCGGGCGGCGGCGAAGCGCGGCCCCCTCCTCCCCGCCCTCCCCGCCGCCGCTtccccgcccccgcccggccctTGGCCGGGCTCGGCAGCCGGGCCATGGCGGGGCGATGAGGGAACGGCCGCCCCTGCCCGCAGGCTGCGTGGGGAGGCGGGGAGCGAAGGGGCTGCGCGGCTCGGCGGCGCTGGAgccgggcggcggggcggggggatGCTGGGCGCGGGGGCCGCGgcgctgcagctcctctcccgGGCCGTGAAGCAGGCGGCGGCGCAGGGCGCCCGGCAGGACCTGGGCCGCTGGCTGTCCCGAGCCGCCGGGACGGCAgcgggaggcggcggcagcGGAGACACCATCGGCTTCGTCCcggcggaggcggcgggggccggcgggctgctgctggggccctgcGCGGACCAGGACGGGCTGCCGCCCgcggagctgctgctctgccagctgcccgagccgggcggcggcgggcatGGGCTGGCCGAGGCCCGGGGCTGgcgctgctcctgctgcctgctgggcacCTGCTGGTGCAAGAGCTGCCTCAGCCTGTGCGTCCTGGCCGCCGTCTGCTTCGCCTCGCTGGCCCTGGTGCGCCAGTACCTGCGggacctgctgctctgggccGAGAGCCTGGACAGCCTGGCCGGTGTGCTGCTCTTCACCGTGGGCTTCATCGTCGTGTCCTTCCCATGCGGCTGGGGCTACATCCTGCTCAACGTGGCCGCCGGCTACCTCTACGGCTTCGTGCTGGGCATGGGGCTGATGGTGTTCGGCGTCCTCGTCGGCACCTTTGTCGCCCACGTGGCCTGCAGGCGGCTGTTGGCCCGCTGGGCACGGGCCAGGATCCAGGGCAGCGGGACGCTCAGTGCCATCGTCCGTGTCGTGGAGGGCGGCAGCGGCCTCAAGGTGGTGTTTCTGTCGCGGCTGACGCTGATCCCCTTCGGGCTGCAGAACGCCGTCTTCGCGGTGagtccctgcctgggctgtgcgGCCAAGGAAGACAGGTGCTGGAAGGATGTCTTTCGGTACAGTGGCTGCTCTTAGTGGTAGGGGTTGCCTCCTTTTCTGGGAACAAGCCgtgatttctctctcttttaacAACAGTAAAAACAaccctctctgcctgctcttctgtgtgtgcagagggacacaggcagATTTTGAGATGCCTTGCTCATTGGCGTTGTGTTAGAGTTGCTCTCTTGTCCTTCAAAACCATATCCTGGTGTTAGAATCACCAAGGTGCCGCATAGCAAAATCTGTGGAGAGCTCAACAGTTATATGTGTCTCTGCTTTTAAAGTGATCCGCTTTAAAACATGGCAAGAGTCGAGGAAACCTCTTGCCAGGTCTTCCTAAACTACTTAATATACGTAATCatattggaaaaaaagaagtagacAGATTATAATTCTTTCTCGCTGTGGTTGGTGTTTGTACCATGCATCTGGCAAATCCATACAGGATGTTAAGTCCATGCACACAAGATAGGTTGCAGGTTTTGGGCAGAGCAGCATGTAGCCTCAGACCTGAAAAGGGACTGTATTCTGGAGTGGCACTGAAAGTTAGTTTAAACTTGAGTCTGGAAAAGGGTTagtcttgcttttctttctactttcaGGTGAAGATTGGTACATTCATTTGGTCTCTAATcatcttaaaggaaaaaagtaatgaaCGTGGATGGTGGTTTGTTTGAGTATTTTGCTGCTGATTACAATTTCAGACCCTCCTTTCTTCCTGAGTACTTTGTTTGAAGGATCTGGTTTTGGCTGTGTTCTGCCTCAGTTGTATCTACTAACTTGGTGAcatcaaaacaaagcaaaccgGATTGTGAAATACTTCAAATGTTATCAGTAATTTGTATATTCTTTAATACAAGTGACTATCTAAACACATGTTTTGGTCTGCCACTTTTTTATAGCCCACTCTATCTGCAGTCCTGATCCTGTACCCTTCCAAAGTATTTGCTTAATTTTGACAGAATCATGTGGCTGCAATTAGTAGGTCACCAAATAccaaatttgttttttaagtaaaatttaaTCCATTCAATTTTGGGGTGTAACATCCAcaccaaatattttaaattgctgtATATAAAAATGTGTGAACTGGAGCATTCATCTCCAGAGCTGTAATCTCTATTCATAAGAACTATAGCAacttgtaatttctttttaaaaagtccttaACCATTTTCTTGTTAAGAATGAGAAACTGAACAGCTGAACCTTTGCTATTTTATTTGTTAACCTATATTACTGCAGGCTTATATTACCTATATTACTGAAGGAGCTTAGACCTgtccagctgggagagcagagtcCCTTCTGGAGCCCAAGGTCCAGGTGCAGATGAagcttctgctgtgctgtgacccTCCTAAAGTGGGGAGAGCTGTTGTGCTCTGGTTGTTTACAGTTTTGGGAAGTCACTTGCAGTAGTCAGCAGATGATACAGAGTAGTATTGGATCTAAACAACAGACCAGAGAATTACcaagtttaaattatttccttcctgGCATAACCCTTCTGTTGGAAACACAATTCAGCAGAGTATTCAGGCcagtttaatattaaaatgatgCTGTAAATCATTGTGGTTTGTATTCTCCATATTCTGCAGgctaaataattttctttccaagtgGAAGGTTTCAGTGTTAAAATAATAGATAGGAAATGAGATGAAACCAGATGCTTGAGTTATGCTAAGTAACTTGGATTTTTTGGCTAATTTTAGTTTGGTTATGTTTATTACTCCTGATTTACTGCTTTATAGCATAGTCAAATAATGCACAGTGTATACTCAATTTTTCACTCAGAACATTTAATATGAGCTACTAGATCACTGAAAAGTGATGCATACAAATCTAGGAATTTAagacattttctcattttgagtCAAATTTAAGTTACgtaaaaaatacagttttctgcCTACACAGACCAAGCTGTCATTCCCTTGAAATCTCACTTATTTGAAAACTTAACGCTCGTTTTaagtttaaaatgcatttcccCATGCTAGCAACTTCAgcaatgaattttaaaaggattaatttttaaacaacagTGAACTTAAGAAAAAGTACATATCTTGAACTTTCCAGTGGTCTGGTCTATGCATGTTTTCTGTGTGgatattttaaagtaaactGGAGATACCGAGAATACTTAaatgagagagaaggaaggaagtgacACGTGAGATTTAGGGAAAGGCATAACCTTGATGTGAGCAGGGtcatctgcagggctgggattaaATGATTTCTACACGCACTTGTTTGGTGGCATGTACCATCTGCTGAGGGCTTTTGGGAGGTTGACTTGTAGGGGGTGTAGAGAAAGATGGAAGAGCTTCTTAGCATTTGATTAGTGAGGGAATCATATCAATTGAAACAGCACAAGGAGAAAATTAACACAAATTCCTTAGTGTCTCACCAGCCCGACATGAACATCTTGCTTCTTAAAAGGTCTTTCTGCTGGTAGAGGGGTGAGGTAACGCATTTGCTTGCCTTTCTGGAATATAGCACTTGTTAACTGAAAGTATGTTTGTATTTCCTTTTAAGTTTTGTTTAATTGTAACTCCTGATGCCAGAGTGGCCTGGACTGCTGGGGTGGGTTTGAAAGTATGTTTGCCCATGCACAGCTCTCTCACCTTGCCAGCTCTGGAGTGTTTTGAAGGCAGGTCTGTAAGGAGGCCTGGTATGCAGGTTATCATCTCCTTCCCACGAGTTTGTTCTTGGAGTGAGATTTGTGCAGCCTGGTTATTTGCAGTGCCAGATGTAGGTTAGATGGGATTTCATACTTCCCCTCTCCTCTTTAAGGGGAATATTACATGAAAGAAAtaatctgatttaaaaaatctgagTGTTCAAGTGGGTTCAGGAACCTCTGGGTTCAGAAATGCATACAATGAAGTCAGAGTTGAAGAAATGGTACCTGCTTTGCAAGAACATGCACACTACTTCCTCTTGTTGGAAAGTTCGCagctgttttttggtttttttttctattactgggattttttttaggGGGTGGTGTTGGCTATTTTTGGGGGGGCAGGAAGAGGTGTCtctgggggtttttgttttggactttttttttttttttgaggaaaaaaagcaccaGTTATCCTTTGCCCTTGGTCACTAAGCCTACCTGATCTGAAACACAGGAATTTGTAAAGTGAGGGAAGAGAGATTGTGCTGCAATTCTTAAAGGCATTGCAGCCCCCAGCAAAGTCTTGACAGAAGCATTTATTCCTTGACAGTGCTGAACCAAAGTTGTCAGCTGCAAAGAATGCACGAGAGTTCCATGGGACAAAGCCCATCCAAGGCTTAATGAGGGTGTGGGGGGGGATTCTGACTATTGTTATCAGTGTAATTAGGTAGTTCTTAATTGTATTTGAATACAGTTTAAATGTGTTTCTGTTATGGCCCATAACACAATTACATCCATCCTTACTTTGGGATTTCAGGGTTAGTTTTTGCTGGCTTGAGCTTTCACCAGAAACAGAACTCTGGTAGGCTCTGTaaggcagcctggctgtgcagatACCAGTTTGGCAGGTTCATAGAACAAGTAAAGTTCCTAGAAAGAAAAGTATGGAAAGCTGTAAGTTTTGGTGATGATTTATGAAGTTTCTTAGGCTGGGATGCTGCCCACTTCCTGTGCATTCTGGGGAAAGGGATACAACTGTAGCTCTAAACCTACAGTTCAGTTAAAAGGACACGTCAAAAATTTTTTCACCCTCTCCTTAGCTTTCATTGCAGTGGAAAGCACAAGCTGCAATTAAGTGTATCCACTGGGGCATTCTCCCCTTCATTTGGAAACAGTCTCTCTCATGACTCAGGAGGTCCAGTTGTTTCGGGACTCATCCAGGTGTGCAGCTATGTTGCTCTGCAACTGAAGTGTCCTTAATACATCTACAGAAAATGAGAGAGGTGCCAAGAGTGTTAAAGCAATCTTTGGGAACTTTCCCAGCTCCATTAGATGTAGCGATAGTGTCCTACTTAGCAAATCTTTCCTCTGCTTAGTATTTCAGAAACTTTTAATAGCAGCTCCTTCATTCCCTTGGCAATATGGGAACTTTGGACTATGCATTCTTATTACGTGGCCCAGATTACAACAATgcttaaaaaattcttttgaaagTATTGGTCAAATGTGAAGTTCTGACATAATTATGTaatcctttttcattttaaatctaaattaatCTTATCTAGAGAAGGAAATATAATATTTGTGGTGCTGGTATATATTTCAGTCTGTGGGAAGTATAATATGCAGTGTGAAGTTTGGAAATGGCTTATTGGATCTTGTTCcagtgaattatttttaatctttatgcTTCATTGCATTCTGCTCCTCCATTGCCCTTCCTCCCAAAAACTTTCCACTGATGGTAGTTAGAGCTCTGAGAATTCAGCACTGTGACTTTCACGGTAACTGAAGTTTATTTTAAGAATAGCATGATGAAATGAGTAACGTTGCTGCTATTCTTTGGTCTTCAACATTGTACAAAACTGGCAAGGTCAATAATTTCCATGTAGGCTCTCAGTGTTAGAGCTGTTCTTAATTAGATCTCTGTTATTATCAACTGAATTAATCTGGAAAATTTTTTGGACTGCTTGTTTTCAAAATCATTGTTTTCATACTCATTTTTAATCcagtttcctcttttcttttttcttgtgtaAATATCTTTTGATCTCATGACACTTGCCTTTAATATTTCCTGATGGCTGCTGATGCTAATTTAGCTGGTACTGTGTACTTTGTTCCTGTGTAAGCTTCTATGTCCACCTATTGACACAGAACAGAAACCTCACAGCAAAGAGAAGAAGATACCAAAGTATTTCTTAGTGTTTTCTCCagataaattaataaaacctATAGCTATGCATACTATTTGTTCACTAATTGAAGTGAGATGCAAAATACCTTTGGTAGACAATCTTAATGATACTCCTATATATCAGTATAGATGTAGATGGGTATTGCTCATAGGGATCACTGAAAGACATGTGTATCTTAATAAGCTCATAACTTGCTCTGCGTAGACAAATTGTATCTGCCATTCTGTTCACCTGGATCATATTTAAAACAGTGACATTTTGAGCAATTACCTCTTGTATTATTTGCCATATGCATAAATGCAAGATagatagatttttgtgctaGACTTTCACATTcgataaaataatttcttctcacAATTAAATTCTCATAAATCCAAGGACTCTGTTCACCAGGTAGAAATAAATATCTTCAGTGAACAGGGTAATTGCACCCCTAGTTACTGACTGTTGCACAGAGATGTTGCATAATGTAAGGTGAAATCAAACCTAGTAACTTTAAAAAGGCCAGATGAAAACTAGATACATAGTGTACCATTCTGTTATCTTCCCCTGTGCTTGAATCAAAGTTTCAGGGAAGGAATGTAGAATATTCTTTAATGTTTTTGCAGGGATGGTTGTGAGAAGTGGTAGTCTGGTTGGTTGTACACATAGATTGTGTTGAAGCTGCTTTTGAtttcttactctttttttttaaactcagatTACAGATCTATCACTACCCAACTACCTGATGGCTTCTTCACTTGGGCTGCTTCCTACTCAGCTCCTGAACTCGTACTTGGGCACTACCTTACGCACCATGGAGGACGTGATTGCAGAACAAAGTGTTAGTGGCTATTTTGTATTCTGTTTACAGGTCAGTTAAAATAACTGCTTTCATAGACCTTGGTAACAGTGctgtctgtctctctgtgaTTTCTGTTGATTGCTAGATACCCAGAAAAATGAGTTCCCAGTGTACTGATTTCTTTAGATTTAGTTTTATGCTCTGGGAAAAGTGTAATTCTCTCACACCTCACCATAACACAAAGCAGAACTTACTCAGTGTTCTCTTTTTCTGATACAGTTTTCAGTaagttttcttctcttgctgtcctagggtgacgttatgatgcttgtatccccagtaTTCTGTTCTatttatgctggatattaacTTCTGCACATTTAAGACTGATTCTGAGAGCAAAACGGGGGAGAAAGAAGGGCACAGTTTGTTTTTAGAGGCTGCACTTGCTCCCCGCAATTCTCTCATGGATTGTGTTGTCTGCAGCCCAGACAGCAGGaaagagctctcctttgcttttagttagttttttttagctagctgaggcagagaactTCCTCAGAttatggcttttctttttcttggaactgatTGGTCCTGTTCTGgactgaaaattcagaaaaacacTTGCCTTCTAGGGTAACCTGCTGAATTTTAGACTTGTCAACCACCCCTACAGAAAAGCATATGTGTGTGTAGACCCAGGACTTGTGCACTGTTCACCGTTAGCACTCAGCATACCCATGTTGCGTAAATATTAACGATATTAAAAATGCTGTAGAGTACAATTTCCCTAATGCCTAAATCAGAATATCCTAATTTTACAAGTGAGTAAATTAATGAGAAGTATATAAAGTACCTTTATGTAACCTTAGctcttgaaataatttatcaGTAAATTTTGGGTATAAGTCTTAAGTGTGAGACCATTATGAGCATAGAGGTTATGGGTATTTCTGAATTATATTATCTATTAAAACCTCCTCTGACGGTGACAGTACTTCAGGCTGTGTTTGACTAACAATTACCATGGTTTGCAGGCTTTCAGTAGGTACTGCAGTAATTTCAGTTTCTCAGTTTTTACAGTCATAAAGCTGATGTTTAACAATGCTAACATAGAAAACTAAGTCTAGGACCATTTTAAACATACCTTCCTCCCTTGCCCCAAAATTTGTGCACTCTTAAATAGAACTATTTCTACTGAATAGAAATAGAAGCTATAGAATTTATAGCTTTCATGAAACATGGTTAAAATGCCTTTGTAAGTGTGGCGTAGATAGTCTTGAtaaatcaaagagaaaataaattatttcttgatCAGCTGTTATTTTAGTCATGAAATGTTATTTCAGGGTAGTAGTTTTTAGtaggcttttccttttttttcccatttatatttttttttaattgacattGACTCTCCTTTGCAGATTATATAGGTTGTAACATAAATGTTGCTCAGGTAAGTGGTAGCTGGGTAGCCTGAATCTTTTAAAAGGAGTACTGACCTCTTTGAGACCAGTCCTTGGGACGTGACTGAATAACTGAAGGGGAGGCCTTTAGtagagaaattatttacattCTCCCACTGTCTCTCAGGCTTCTGCTAAGTGCTTTGCCTGGGTGAGCTTTGATGGGACTTTGATTTAGTAAATAGCTCTGAAAATCCTTCACATTTCATGGTTGtctatgtatataaatatattttttaaattatttatctaGGGAAGTAGGTTACTGGTAGCAATATTTCTAAACCAAagcaaatttaaatatttgggtAAGCTTCTAGAATAGAAATTTTCCTATCTGTTCAAAAATCAGTGTGTATAATATTGTTGTGAATATTACATTAGCCAGCTTTTGAAATGTATAGCATAAATTGATGAGGAATGTGATTTAAACCCCAAGGGTAGTCAAGCACTG of Molothrus ater isolate BHLD 08-10-18 breed brown headed cowbird chromosome 1, BPBGC_Mater_1.1, whole genome shotgun sequence contains these proteins:
- the LOC129046727 gene encoding sterile alpha motif domain-containing protein 1-like, with amino-acid sequence MRAAGTGAEGRCAARGGSGEAGGGAPLGHTRPPGRSRGGAGGGALEPRPSPAAGPGAAAAGASLGLLPSGLPHRHRRSERALPGAEREPSAGRWSRGAAAAAAPRDSRSARAAAAAAGTERAAPPPSNAAAPAARPRREAARRPLRPLRPPGGGEARPPPPRPPRRRFPAPARPLAGLGSRAMAGR
- the TMEM64 gene encoding transmembrane protein 64; this translates as MLGAGAAALQLLSRAVKQAAAQGARQDLGRWLSRAAGTAAGGGGSGDTIGFVPAEAAGAGGLLLGPCADQDGLPPAELLLCQLPEPGGGGHGLAEARGWRCSCCLLGTCWCKSCLSLCVLAAVCFASLALVRQYLRDLLLWAESLDSLAGVLLFTVGFIVVSFPCGWGYILLNVAAGYLYGFVLGMGLMVFGVLVGTFVAHVACRRLLARWARARIQGSGTLSAIVRVVEGGSGLKVVFLSRLTLIPFGLQNAVFAITDLSLPNYLMASSLGLLPTQLLNSYLGTTLRTMEDVIAEQSVSGYFVFCLQIVISIGLSFYVVHRAQVELNAAIVACEMEMKTSLVKDTQPSINGSTTYCNKRTVAFSGGGVNIV